The Phormidium yuhuli AB48 DNA window AATTGGAGATTGGATAGACGGGGGAGACGGTTGTGGATTGGTTGAATTGGAGTCATGATCAAATTGGGATTTTGGTTTTGACCTTGGTAGGATTGAGATAAAACAGTTCTCAGGAGCCGGTCTGTTGTGCGTGAGTTATTGATTTTGGTTGCCCTGTTTAGTTTTATTTGGACATTTCAAACGCCCTCACTGCGACGATATAGTGGGTTTTCTAAGGATGAGCAGATGATTTTAGATCAGCTTTTAAATAGTCCTGAAGAGGTGATTAACGATTCGTATAAAATACAAAAAATACTCAAGATACTAAGCAAAGGCTCGAAGCGTGATGTGTCCAAATTTTATCATAGCATTCGCTACAAGGTGTTTGACTGGTCAAAGGAATTTGGCAAGCCACAAATTGCTCCTATTTTTGAAGACATTGCGGGTTTATACTATCAAAAAGCCTTGCCTAATGAAAATCCAATTAAAGTTATAGAGCAAATTCACAGAGACTTTGATTTTCTATGTAAGTCTTGAGGGGATACTGGCAAAGCCAGAGCATCAGCTTCGACGCAGTTTAAACCAGCCATCTTCTAGGAGTCCATATAAAACCGGAACCACGACTAAACTGAGAAGGCTAGAGGTAATTAACCCACCGATAATGGCGACGGCCATGGGTTGACGTAATTCGGCTCCCGCCCCCCAGCCGATGGCGATGGGGAGCATTCCTAAGACGGTTGAGGCGGTGGTCATGAGGATGGGACGAAAGCGAACTCGTCCGGTTTCTAGGAGGGCTTCAATGCGGGGTTTTCCGGCTTTGCGCAGTTGGTTGGCATAGTCCATGAGTAACAAGGCATTTTTGTCGAGTAGGCCGAGGAGAAAAATGGTGCCAATGAGAGAAATCATGCCAAAGTCACTTTGAGTAATGAGTAAGGCAAATAGGGCCCCAATGAGGGCTAGGGGCAGGGATAATCCTACGACTAAGGGTTCTAATAAGCGGCCAAAGGGCAGAATCAGAACCGCCAACATACAGGTGACGGATAAGGCTAAGGTGCCGCCGAAACTGCGGAAGACGCTGGCGGCATTTTGGGCATCGCCTCCGAGGTCTAGGCGGATGTCTGGGGGGAGGAGGTCTTGGGCGATCGCCAGGACGTCATCAGTGGCATCGCCGAGGGCCTGACTTTGGCGGAGATTGGCTTCAACATAGGCCACCCGTTCCCCGGATTTACGGCGGAGACTGGTGAGGTCACCGTCGGGGTCACTGGCGCTGGTTTCGATGTCGATGAGACCGGGTAAGTCGCTGATGGCGGCGGCGATGCGGCGGGCGGTTTGGTTGAGTTGGTCGAGGTCGTCGCCGAGGAGGGCAATTTGTAGGGGTTTGCTGTCGCCAATTTCGACGAATTGGATATCTTCAACGCTGACGCGGCTTCCTTCGGGCCGGGGGAGGCGATCGCGTAAGTCACTTTGGACGCTGGCCGTGTCGAGTTGGCGATCGCCCCGCAGTTGCACCGTCAGGCGGCCCCGATTGGGTTCGCCTCGGTAGCCGATGAGGGTATAGACGGATTCCACATCGGGATGGTCGCGCACCACGGTTTCAAGGTCGGCGGCGATGTCCTGACTGGCGGTGAGGATAAGCAAGCGTGGGTCAAATTCGGGCAGCCTCAGGGAGGGGTCTTGGTCTAATCCTTCCATCTCAAAGAGGTCAGGGTCGAACGCCTCCGCCTCGGCGGGGGAGAGGTCTTGAGGACTGGGAAACTCGGGCAGGGGGGCGGTATAGAGGATGTTGAACTCGCCGCGATCGAGTTGGGGAATAAAGCCTTTGGGAATCAGGGGAATTAGACCAATTCCCAGAACTAAACTAAGAACGGCGATGGCGAGGGTTAACCAGGGATGACCGAGGGCGTTGCGCAGTAGGGGTAAATAGAGGCGATCGAGAAGGTTGGGGGAGTTGGACGGGGGGCGATCGCCCTGGGGTTTGGGTTTCAGCCAATAGACGGCCAGGACGGGGGAGAGGGTGCGGGCCACGAGGAGGGAGATGAGAACCGCTGCTGAGACGGTAAGGCCGAAGGGTTTAAAGAATTGTCCGATGGTTCCCCCCATGAAGGCTACGGGGAGAAAGACGGCGACGATGGTGAGGGTGGAGGCGGAGACGGTGAGGCCAATTTCGTTAGTGGCGGCGATGGCGGCTTCCCGGGGGGGTAGGCCGTCGTCAAGATGGCGGGCGATGTTCTCTACTTCGACAATGGCGTCATCGACAATAATGCCGATGGTGAGGGCTAGGGCCAGGAGGGTGATGGTTTCGAGGTTGAAGTCATACACCGCCATGACGATGAAGGTCCCCAGGAGGGAGATAGGAATGGCTAGGGCGGTGATGAGGGTGGCCCAGAGGTTGCGTAGGAAGGCGAAGATGACGATAACGGCGAGGATAATGGCAAATCCTAGGGTGTCGATGGTGGCTTGGGTGGCTTCGCGGATAAAGTCGGCTTGGGTGGCGGCTAGGTCAACTTGAATTTGAGGATAGTCTTGGTCCCAGGTGGCGACGGTGGTTTCCACTTGGCGGACAACTTCGAGGGTGTTGGCGTCTCCTTCTTTGATGACTTGTAGGGCCAGGGCGTTCTCGCCGGCGAAGCGGATCAGGGTGGGGGCGTTGAGGTGGACGTCTTCGGTTAGGAGGTCTGGGTCACTCTCTGGGTCAATCTCAGCATCACCGAGGAGATCGACCCGCAGGACTCCGGGGAGTTGTTCGAGTTGGGGAATGAGGTCGTTTTCGGTGATGGGGGCGATGTCTGCTAGGTCGCTATCACCGGTGGGCCGTAGGGCGTAACTGATGGCGGCGGATTCGTTGAGGTTTAGGGGAATGACCTCTAGGTCGGTGTTGTCGGGGAGTTGGAGTTGGTTGAGGCGATCGCGGACGGCGTCGCTGGAGGGGGTTAGATCGACGCCGACGTTAAACAGGACGCTAATAACAGTCCGTCCGGGATAGACGCGGGATTGGATATCGTCGAGACCGGGTAAATCCCACAGTTGGGCTTCGATGGGTTCGGTGAGGTCGCTTTCAGTGCTGATGACATCCTCACTCTCCCCGGAGGCGTTGACGATGACCACGGGGAAGGTGATGTCGGGAAAGAGGGCGTATTGGAGGGAGGAATAGGCGAAAAGTCCGGCCACGGCGATGGCCAGCCAAATGGCGATGGTCACCATTCGATGCTGAATGGCCCATTTTGAGATGTTGAATCGTTCTCGCAGTGACATGAGCTATATCCGGGTCCCCATGGTGGTCCGACTCCCCTCAGGTGCGTCTCTCCCCCGGCTGGGGGGAACATTTACCTGGGGTTTAACGTCCATCTATCGTATCGTCTCCCAGTGCGTTGCGGGTTTCTCCTCCTTAACGGGGGCTAAGTTGGGGATAAAATGTTGCAGGTGTAACAAAAGGGTATAGAATCTGTAAAACTCGCGACATAATGGGAGTAACGAAGGGTGAATCTTCCGTTGCTCGGATGACGTCTGTTTCTGGGAGACCCCAAGATCATGATTGCAACATCTTCTCTGTCGGGAGGCGATCGGGTTCTGACCGATGCGCAACCCCAAAGCCAAGTCTATAAAGGACATTTGATTATTCCACGCTACAGTCGCGCCTGGTGGTGGGCGACGGTGATTGATCCCCATGGGGATGAGGTCAAGGGTCCGGGGGAGGGTCACGCCTCTCAAGACCAGGCCATTCGCGATGCTAAGGATTTAATTGATGGGCGATCGCCCTGGATGTGATGCTATGTGATGCTGGTTTCTAGAGCAAAAATCGCGGTGGAACCAGCCAGAAAAGTGTACTCTGGCCGATGATTTCTCCGTCATCTGGAAGATTGACGCCAATTACACCGGCTTTTTTGACAATTAGTTTTTCGCGAACTTCTCCCCAAATGAGTTGTTCGGCCCACTGTCCTAAGTCGGGTTCATGTCCAACGACGGCGATCGCCACATCGCCGTTTTTGCTTGTTTTGGGGAGGGTGTTGTACCAGTTTAGCCAGTCTTGAATGGGGCCGCAGGGGGCTAGGGCGGGGAAGATCTCGGGTTGGGGGCTGAGTTTGGCGTTGTGCAAAATGTCGGCGGTTTGTTGGGCCCGAATCAGGGGACTGGTGAGGAGATGGTCGAATTGTAGACCGAGTTCTGCGAGGCGTTTGGCGATTTTACGGGTTTTCTTGACTCCGGCGTCGGTGAGGGGCCGTTGGCGATCATCAGGATAGGTTTGGGGATTGCGATCGGCGGCAATGCCATGACGGATGAGATAGAGTTGGGGCATGGGGGAATGGGGATGTTGGGGGTTCTCTGATTTTAGCTGGGGATGGTTCTTTGAGGGTTTGTAGGGTTGACTACCATTGGGGGTGGGAAAACTGATTAAACTGTTCTCATCAGAATTTCCACTAACTTTAAATAATGAAGAAGCTGTCATGGTATTTTGGCTTGGCAGTTGTGGGGCTGCTGTTGATGATGGGCCTGTCGGCGCGACATCAACCGTTCCTACGGGCCGATAGTCCCCCAACTGCTGTGACTCTCACGGTCTCGGCTGCCTCGGATTTGCGGGATGTGTTTCCGGAAATTGGTCAAGCGTGGGAGGCGGAAACGGGACATTCCCTGCGCTTTAATTTTGGATCTACGGGACAATTGGCTCAGCAAATTGCACGGGGTGCGCCGGTAGATGTGTTTGCTGCGGCTAATCGCCAATTTGTGGATGATTTAGACCGAGAGGGATTGGTTTTTCCGGAAACGAAAGCTCTCTATGGGGTGGGACGTATTACTCTCTGGCAACGAGAGGAGGCGTCCCTAGACATTAACCGGCTTGAGGATTTGCTAAAACCGGAGGTGCGACGGGTGGCGATCGCCAACCCCAATCATGCTCCCTATGGAACGGCGGCGAAGGAAGCCTTGGAAGCCGCCGGCATCTGGGAGGAGATACAACCGAAACTGATTTTTGGGGAGAATATCAGTCAGACTCAACAGTATGCGATGACGGGGAATGTGGATGTGGCGATCGCCGCTCTCTCGATTAGTGTGGAGAAACCGGGACGCTGGGAACTCATTAGCGATACTCTCCATCATCCCCTGGAACAAATGCTGGCTGTACCCAAAAATGCTCCCTATCCTCAGGAGGCGAAAGAGTTTGCGGCGTTTATTAATGGGGAACAGGGACGGCCATTGATGGAAAAATATGGCTTTGTGGTTCCTGATTCTCCAGAAACGCCATGATTTGGCAACCGTCCTTTCTCTCGTTACAAGTTACTCTCAGCGCCAGTCTGGTGATTTTTGTGCTGGGGTTGACGTTGGGGACGGTTTTGGCGAAATGCCGCTTTCCGGGCCAATTGGTTCTCTCGACGGTCTTGAATTTGCCTCTGGTGTTACCGCCGAGTGTGGTGGGGTATGGCTTGCTGTTGGCGTTGGGCCGGGGAAGTCCGATTCGAGAGTGGTTGGGGATTGACCTCTTGTTTACTTGGCAGGCCGCCGCCATCGCCTCGACGGTGGTGGCGTTACCGCTGATGGTTGAGTCAACCCGAGCGGCGATCGCGAATGTTAATCCGGAACTGGAAGCGGCGGCCCGGACGTTGGGATCGACGGAGAGGGAAATTCTCGTGCGCATTACGCTTCCCTTGGCCTATCGGGGGATTTTGGCGGGTTTTACCCTCAGTGTCGCGAGAAGTTTGGGGGAGTTTGGGGCGACACTGATGGTGGCGGGAAGTATCCCCGGACGGACTCAAACTCTGCCCCTGGCGATTTATGATGCGGTGGAGTCGAGAGAGTATGGTCTGGCTAATATTATGGTCTTGATGATGACGGTGATCGCCTTCCTATTTCTCTATTGGGTGAGACGATTAGACAATGCACCTCATCCCTAACTTTATTGACGGATTGCCATCATGTCTCTGACGGTTCAGATTCAAAAAAATTTAGCGAATTACTCTCTGGAGGTTGACTTTGAGTTAGAACGGCAACCGTTGGGCCTGTTGGGACGTTCAGGATCGGGGAAAAGTCTCACCCTACGCTGTATTGCGGGGATTGATACGCCGGATGCGGGCAGAATTGTCTTAAATGACCGGGTTCTCTATGATTCTCGACGGGGGATTAATCTCCCCAGTCGCGATCGCCGGGTGGGGTTTGTCTTCCAAAATTATGCTCTCTTTCCCCATCTGACGGTTCGGGACAATATCGCCTATGGTTTGAAAGGCTGTGGGAAGGCGGAGCGGTTGCGTCGGGTGGAGGAGCAGTTACAGCAGGTGCAACTGCTGGGATTGGGCGATCGCTATCCCCATCAACTCTCTGGGGGACAGCAGCAACGGGTGGCGTTGGCCCGGGCCCTGGCCCCGGAACCGGATCTATTACTCCTGGATGAACCGTTCTCGGCTCTGGATGCTCATCTACGCAGTGAGTTGGAAATCCAATTGAGTCAAACGCTGGCTGATT harbors:
- the modB gene encoding molybdate ABC transporter permease subunit; the protein is MIWQPSFLSLQVTLSASLVIFVLGLTLGTVLAKCRFPGQLVLSTVLNLPLVLPPSVVGYGLLLALGRGSPIREWLGIDLLFTWQAAAIASTVVALPLMVESTRAAIANVNPELEAAARTLGSTEREILVRITLPLAYRGILAGFTLSVARSLGEFGATLMVAGSIPGRTQTLPLAIYDAVESREYGLANIMVLMMTVIAFLFLYWVRRLDNAPHP
- the modA gene encoding molybdate ABC transporter substrate-binding protein — encoded protein: MKKLSWYFGLAVVGLLLMMGLSARHQPFLRADSPPTAVTLTVSAASDLRDVFPEIGQAWEAETGHSLRFNFGSTGQLAQQIARGAPVDVFAAANRQFVDDLDREGLVFPETKALYGVGRITLWQREEASLDINRLEDLLKPEVRRVAIANPNHAPYGTAAKEALEAAGIWEEIQPKLIFGENISQTQQYAMTGNVDVAIAALSISVEKPGRWELISDTLHHPLEQMLAVPKNAPYPQEAKEFAAFINGEQGRPLMEKYGFVVPDSPETP
- a CDS encoding efflux RND transporter permease subunit, producing MSLRERFNISKWAIQHRMVTIAIWLAIAVAGLFAYSSLQYALFPDITFPVVIVNASGESEDVISTESDLTEPIEAQLWDLPGLDDIQSRVYPGRTVISVLFNVGVDLTPSSDAVRDRLNQLQLPDNTDLEVIPLNLNESAAISYALRPTGDSDLADIAPITENDLIPQLEQLPGVLRVDLLGDAEIDPESDPDLLTEDVHLNAPTLIRFAGENALALQVIKEGDANTLEVVRQVETTVATWDQDYPQIQVDLAATQADFIREATQATIDTLGFAIILAVIVIFAFLRNLWATLITALAIPISLLGTFIVMAVYDFNLETITLLALALTIGIIVDDAIVEVENIARHLDDGLPPREAAIAATNEIGLTVSASTLTIVAVFLPVAFMGGTIGQFFKPFGLTVSAAVLISLLVARTLSPVLAVYWLKPKPQGDRPPSNSPNLLDRLYLPLLRNALGHPWLTLAIAVLSLVLGIGLIPLIPKGFIPQLDRGEFNILYTAPLPEFPSPQDLSPAEAEAFDPDLFEMEGLDQDPSLRLPEFDPRLLILTASQDIAADLETVVRDHPDVESVYTLIGYRGEPNRGRLTVQLRGDRQLDTASVQSDLRDRLPRPEGSRVSVEDIQFVEIGDSKPLQIALLGDDLDQLNQTARRIAAAISDLPGLIDIETSASDPDGDLTSLRRKSGERVAYVEANLRQSQALGDATDDVLAIAQDLLPPDIRLDLGGDAQNAASVFRSFGGTLALSVTCMLAVLILPFGRLLEPLVVGLSLPLALIGALFALLITQSDFGMISLIGTIFLLGLLDKNALLLMDYANQLRKAGKPRIEALLETGRVRFRPILMTTASTVLGMLPIAIGWGAGAELRQPMAVAIIGGLITSSLLSLVVVPVLYGLLEDGWFKLRRS
- the sixA gene encoding phosphohistidine phosphatase SixA, giving the protein MTASSLFKVSGNSDENSLISFPTPNGSQPYKPSKNHPQLKSENPQHPHSPMPQLYLIRHGIAADRNPQTYPDDRQRPLTDAGVKKTRKIAKRLAELGLQFDHLLTSPLIRAQQTADILHNAKLSPQPEIFPALAPCGPIQDWLNWYNTLPKTSKNGDVAIAVVGHEPDLGQWAEQLIWGEVREKLIVKKAGVIGVNLPDDGEIIGQSTLFWLVPPRFLL